The genomic window ttttagacaaaaatcgttgcaatcttctattgcaacgattagctccttgtactcttattataaataaggttaatttaagtttaagttgaaaacattgtaattcctgcaaggttcaattcaaccaggggaaaaatcctaactgcatGAGggtaattgaaatgtattaataataacttaaAATGTaatatagcaaataaggatgatagtgtttagaaaacacggaacacctagtctgagagatgaatgcatgtattagataattagcaaataaaaaatagttaaaaaaataaaaataaataaataaatccatTTACTCCAAATGCTATTTGCTCATACAAGTTAAGAATTTTCTTTCAAGATTAATGACGGATaccgtaaaaaaaaatcctaattgatgtttcttttaaaaaaaaatattttgagtggTGGCTGCACATTTTCCAAACGGAGCCAACTGCTAATTGAACTGTGTTACAGGTTAGAGGTTGTTTGTCATATTTTGATTCTCTTACAAAAAAAGAAAACGATTTATTGGATTGTAGAGGAACTGTTtctttttccatctcactgcaACTGTAACAAATGCGTCTGATCtcaaccaagattttttttatgtacaggttatccgacttcgtcagtagatgggaataaccagcgcgggggggaaacatacattttcagtgcaaaacgtaaacaaacgagcataaattccatacaaaaatccaagatggctgagttggggatattgacaagtcggataacctgtacataaaaaaatcttgatctcaacaaagaaataaagcaTCACTTTAACATCCCCTTTTTGCTAACTTGCGTACTCACTAGACACTgttgaaaaaatgtaaaataagaagCAATTGAAACAGCTTTTTATTTCTTAGTAATTTGAAAGGATGAACATAGGAACTATAAGATGGATGATATGTACGATTTTCACTGCACTAACTAAAATATAATAATGGTGTAttagttatcaaatttttaatcttaaactaattttatagaaaatttgTCTCTGCTGAGTGCTGAACTTCTAGTACTTGTAGCACTTTTCGAAGCTGCCGGATCTCAAGCAGCTGCTTCTATTATTCAAGACAATTAGTTCACGCCTTCAAGATAAACCcaactgaattgataataataCAACAACCACCTGTTCCAACtcgatttcatcatttttcatttattgcacaacaataatttaagctTATCGACTAAACAGGAGGGACATCgttgttttttcaataaataaataaattacactttccgttaataaaataaataataatttacaTGACAATCACTGTTGCCGACCAAGAGAGGTAGTACGCACGTCCTGGTAATTACTTCATCTCTGATCGTTCGCGCGCTTCATTGCTTTCGATACGTGGTTCATTCTGCGCTATCTATGCATTTGCTTGTTTGCCTGTTTGCGGCCAATTGTTCATGATTTTGACTGACTGGCAGTCCCAGAACTGATGCGATTCCAATGTTATTTCCATTCTGGCGGAAATATATTAAGTTGCACGTTCCTGCTGCTTTTATCCGTACGGGTTCCATTCTGAAATTCTCCTAATTCATTGGTTTGACTGTTGAGGGTGGGGCGTTTTGGCTTTTGGTTGCGTGTGTTTGAAATGTCCGGTGAGTTCGGTTGACGTCCGGGTTTTAGTACGTAGGCTGCTCGTAGTGGTACCGGTAGGGGTCGTTGGGAACTCGGGCCGGGCGGACCACGTAGGTGTTACGACGGTTTTCGTGCCCGGTGTGCAACTGGAAGCTGGTTTCCTCGTGATGATCGCTCTTGAAGATCTTCTTCAGCGCCAAAATACTGGCGATAGTGAGCGCAACCTTGCTGATGACCAAAGCCTTGAAGGCGACGGCACCGAGGGTCTTCAAACCAATCGGGCCAGCAATGCCGATGG from Armigeres subalbatus isolate Guangzhou_Male unplaced genomic scaffold, GZ_Asu_2 Contig1472, whole genome shotgun sequence includes these protein-coding regions:
- the LOC134202853 gene encoding uncharacterized protein LOC134202853, with protein sequence SIQLVDGVTLVKQNVTDDTENETVPGLSDARALEGLSSTDRSLIQKLDRFLKTHTVKMDLAEARGRGDKKNGSRYIIAAMLTAIGIAGPIGLKTLGAVAFKALVISKVALTIASILALKKIFKSDHHEETSFQLHTGHENRRNTYVVRPARVPNDPYRYHYEQPTY